In Methanosarcina siciliae T4/M, one genomic interval encodes:
- a CDS encoding type II toxin-antitoxin system RelE/ParE family toxin, with the protein MFEVFLDITAQDFMRGADEGAHSRVREILAELAFDPVPQGAKRIIESQDKIFRLRSRHLRLLYRVDYEKLALIVIKIEPISRMYR; encoded by the coding sequence ATGTTCGAAGTTTTTTTAGACATTACTGCACAGGATTTCATGAGAGGCGCAGATGAGGGCGCTCATTCCCGGGTCAGGGAAATCCTTGCAGAGCTTGCTTTTGATCCCGTGCCCCAGGGTGCAAAAAGAATAATCGAAAGCCAGGATAAAATTTTCCGGCTTCGCTCCAGGCATTTAAGGCTGCTTTATAGAGTGGATTACGAAAAATTAGCCCTCATAGTAATTAAAATTGAGCCCATAAGCCGCATGTACCGTTGA
- a CDS encoding DUF4870 domain-containing protein: MKENIEGILCYFLTWVTGLIFFVLETKNRFVRFHAMQSFLTFLVLSIVLSPLQAFFDPEPNRFLDYFLVNLNPELLPYLIIYNPSIISDYLLTGMLILSLIPFFLWLFLMYKAYREERYRLPVVGPFAEKVIENIYKS; encoded by the coding sequence TTGAAAGAAAATATTGAGGGAATTTTATGTTATTTTCTTACCTGGGTAACAGGCTTGATTTTCTTTGTGCTTGAGACTAAGAACAGGTTTGTCAGGTTTCATGCAATGCAATCTTTTCTGACTTTTCTGGTTCTTTCAATAGTTCTAAGTCCCTTGCAAGCTTTTTTTGACCCCGAACCCAATAGATTTCTGGATTATTTTCTGGTCAACCTCAACCCTGAATTGCTTCCTTACCTGATCATATACAATCCCAGCATAATTTCTGATTATTTACTTACCGGAATGTTGATTTTAAGCCTGATCCCATTTTTCCTGTGGCTTTTCCTTATGTATAAAGCATACAGGGAAGAAAGATACAGGCTGCCTGTAGTCGGGCCTTTTGCAGAAAAAGTAATCGAAAACATATACAAATCCTGA
- a CDS encoding 30S ribosomal protein S3ae yields MARKKVQRKLDGWKSKEWYNIEAPVYLNRAIVGNTMAGDPSLLVGRNVETTVGELTNDMTKNNTKVILRINNVVGDIATTDLMGHELTTDYIRSIVKRQTSRIDANVDVKTKDGYVIRVKPTCFTIKRARSSQMQAIREMMVEIVKKRASESDFETFMQEAILGRLSAAIYRQAKFIYPLRRVEIRKTEVETIPKAAPAPAAA; encoded by the coding sequence TTGGCAAGAAAGAAAGTACAGAGAAAGCTTGACGGATGGAAATCCAAGGAATGGTACAATATTGAAGCCCCGGTTTACTTAAACAGGGCTATCGTCGGAAACACAATGGCAGGAGACCCTTCCCTGCTCGTAGGCCGCAATGTTGAAACAACTGTGGGGGAGCTCACCAACGACATGACCAAGAACAACACAAAGGTCATTCTCAGGATCAACAACGTAGTTGGGGACATTGCAACAACCGACCTCATGGGCCACGAACTCACAACCGACTATATCCGCTCAATCGTTAAGAGGCAGACTTCCAGGATCGACGCAAATGTCGATGTTAAAACCAAAGACGGCTATGTTATCCGCGTAAAGCCGACCTGCTTCACCATTAAAAGGGCACGTTCAAGCCAGATGCAGGCCATCAGGGAAATGATGGTTGAGATCGTCAAAAAGCGTGCATCAGAATCCGACTTCGAGACCTTTATGCAGGAAGCAATCCTTGGCAGGCTCTCCGCAGCTATCTACAGGCAGGCCAAGTTCATCTACCCGCTCCGCAGAGTCGAGATCAGGAAGACCGAAGTCGAAACAATTCCCAAAGCTGCACCTGCACCCGCAGCAGCATAA